A part of Toxotes jaculatrix isolate fToxJac2 chromosome 24, fToxJac2.pri, whole genome shotgun sequence genomic DNA contains:
- the LOC121177873 gene encoding major facilitator superfamily domain-containing protein 6-A-like isoform X2 codes for MAADDKVAILTDDEEEQKRKYVLAEPFNTVSVERQGGVSTTPAPTTDAPPGEPPSSQPDSIDCCERMCLRINSHLLISKVFYFFFYAAYGSLHPLLAVYYKQLGMSASRSGLLVGIRYFIEFCSAPFWGVVADRFKKGKAVLLFSVLCWLVFNCGIGFVRPAEMKCEEKGAAPVTPVTTTLPHGNMTHPSNSTNHTRTRRSFLDLPAFPELLNFSELHRHERSADANTSPPSKLDNTTQLTPNTTRPTSTTTTTSPAPTKAKEYQIIYNQDQVETIFLLILLVIIVGEFFSAPAVTIVDTVTLQYLGKARDRYGLQRMWGSLGWGLAMLLVGIWIDHTHITVVIDGVGCILPDYRLHNYQIAFIVFGVLMGVAFVVATQFYFEKGGDYHQELPEGAVEQVDSPRSIPESSSSDQTPVSPSAAEEFHYSDLLRLLCSVRYSSVLFVAWFMGFGYGFVFSFLYWHLEDLKGTTTLFGVCSVLSHVSELAAYFTSHKFIELVGHVRVLYIGLACNTARYLYISYLQNAWTVLPMEVLQGVTHASVWAACISFLSAAVPPALRTSAQGILQGLHLGLGRGCGAMVGGVFVSYFGAAATFRGIGMASLVILLIFSFIQCLTGETEEKEDKILAENIPVPSSPVPIATIDLVQSQNAVGSPAPSRQAAVLPVKKTKHQEDQEDVTRPAWVLSGAPWVTIAFALVQIKEMMNMAKTGGPPPETHPLQKGT; via the exons ATGGCAGCTGACGACAAGGTTGCCATCCTGACAGACGAcgaggaggagcagaagaggaagtATGTGCTGGCCGAGCCGTTCAACACCGTGTCGGTGGAGCGGCAGGGTGGGGTCTCCACGACGCCTGCGCCCACCACGGACGCTCCACCCGGAGAGCCCCCGTCCTCGCAGCCTGACTCCATCGACTGCTGCGAGAGGATGTGCCTTCGCATCAACAGCCACCTCCTCATCTCCAAAGTGttctacttcttcttctacGCCGCTTACGGCTCGCTGCACCCTCTGCTGGCCGTGTACTACAAGCAGCTCGGCATGTCGGCCAGCCGCAGTGGGCTGCTCGTCGGCATCCGCTACTTCATAGAgttctgcagcgcccccttttGGGGCGTGGTGGCCGACCGCTTCAAGAAGGGGAAGGCCGTCCTGCtgttctctgtgctctgctggTTGGTGTTCAACTGCGGCATCGGCTTTGTCAGACCGGCTGAGATGAAGTGCGAGGAGAAAGGTGCTGCTCCTGTGACGCCTGTGACGACGACTCTCCCTCACGGTAACATGACACATCCGAGCAACTCCACCAACCACACCAGGACTCGCCGAAGCTTTCTAGATCTCCCTGCGTTTCCTGAACTCCTCAACTTCAGCGAGCTCCACAGACATGAACGAAGCGCTGACGCCAACACGTCACCCCCCTCCAAGCTGGATAACACTACCCAGCTCACACCAAACACCACCCGACCCACcagcaccacaaccaccacctcCCCTGCTCCAACCAAAGCCAAGGAGTACCAGATCATCTACAACCAGGACCAGGTGGAGaccatcttcctcctcatcctcctcgtCATCATCGTGGGCGAGTTCTTCAGCGCCCCGGCCGTCACCATCGTGGACACTGTCACGCTGCAGTACCTGGGTAAAGCCCGCGACCGCTACGGCCTGCAGAGGATGTGGGGCTCCCTGGGCTGGGGTCTGGCCATGCTGCTGGTGGGCATCTGGATCGACCACACGCACATCACGGTCGTGATCGACGGTGTCGGCTGCATCCTGCCCGACTACCGCCTGCACAACTACCAGATCGCCTTCATCGTCTTTGGTGTGCTGATGGGCGTGGCATTTGTTGTTGCCACTCAGTTCTACTTTGAAAAAGGCGGTGACTACCATCAGGAGCTTCCAGAGGGGGCGGTGGAGCAGGTGGACAGCCCGAGGTCAATACCAGAGTCCAGCTCCTCGGACCAGACTCCCGTGAGTCCCAGTGCCGCTGAGGAGTTCCACTACAGTGAtctgctgaggctgctctgcAGCGTGCGCTACAGCTCTGTCCTGTTCGTCGCCTGGTTCATGGGCTTCGGCTACGGCTTCGTCTTCAGCTTCCTCTACTGGCACTTGGAGGACCTGAAGGGGACGACCACGCTGTTCGGAGTCTGCTCCGTCCTGAGCCACGTCTCAGAGCTCGCCGCTTATTTCACCAGCCACAAGTTCATCGAGCTGGTCGGACACGTCAG GGTGCTGTACATCGGCCTGGCCTGCAACACGGCTCGTTACCTGTACATCTCCTACCTGCAGAACGCCTGGACCGTCCTGCCCATGGAGGTCCTTCAAG GTGTGACCCACGCCTCAGTTTGGGCAGCTTGTATCTCGTTCCTGAGCGCTGCGGTGCCGCCTGCACTGAGGACGTCGGCGCAGGGGATCCTGCAGGGCCTCCACCTCGGTCTGGGCCGCGGCTGTGGAGCCATGGTGGGAGGAGTGTTCGTCAGTTATTTTG GTGCTGCAGCTACCTTCCGAGGAATCGGCATGGCCTCCCtcgtcatcctcctcatcttctccttTATCCAGTGTTTgactggagagacagaggagaaag aGGACAAAATATTAGCAGAGAACATCCCTGTCCCCTCCAGCCCGGTTCCCATCGCCACCATTGATCTGGTGCAGAGTCAGAACGCCGTCGGTAGCCCGGCCCCGTCCCGCCAGGCCGCCGTCTTACCCGTCAAGAAGACCAAGCACCAGGAGGATCAGGAGGACGTGACCCGGCCGGCCTGGGTGCTGTCTGGAGCCCCGTGGGTCACCATCGCCTTCGCCCTCGTTCAGATCAAAGAAATGATGAACATGGCAAAGACCGGGGGACCGCCACCAGAGACGCACCCGCTGCAG
- the LOC121177873 gene encoding major facilitator superfamily domain-containing protein 6-A-like isoform X1, with translation MAADDKVAILTDDEEEQKRKYVLAEPFNTVSVERQGGVSTTPAPTTDAPPGEPPSSQPDSIDCCERMCLRINSHLLISKVFYFFFYAAYGSLHPLLAVYYKQLGMSASRSGLLVGIRYFIEFCSAPFWGVVADRFKKGKAVLLFSVLCWLVFNCGIGFVRPAEMKCEEKGAAPVTPVTTTLPHGNMTHPSNSTNHTRTRRSFLDLPAFPELLNFSELHRHERSADANTSPPSKLDNTTQLTPNTTRPTSTTTTTSPAPTKAKEYQIIYNQDQVETIFLLILLVIIVGEFFSAPAVTIVDTVTLQYLGKARDRYGLQRMWGSLGWGLAMLLVGIWIDHTHITVVIDGVGCILPDYRLHNYQIAFIVFGVLMGVAFVVATQFYFEKGGDYHQELPEGAVEQVDSPRSIPESSSSDQTPVSPSAAEEFHYSDLLRLLCSVRYSSVLFVAWFMGFGYGFVFSFLYWHLEDLKGTTTLFGVCSVLSHVSELAAYFTSHKFIELVGHVRVLYIGLACNTARYLYISYLQNAWTVLPMEVLQGVTHASVWAACISFLSAAVPPALRTSAQGILQGLHLGLGRGCGAMVGGVFVSYFGAAATFRGIGMASLVILLIFSFIQCLTGETEEKEDKILAENIPVPSSPVPIATIDLVQSQNAVGSPAPSRQAAVLPVKKTKHQEDQEDVTRPAWVLSGAPWVTIAFALVQIKEMMNMAKTGGPPPETHPLQAPNERASAEYEVVVTSRRNSSDDGTDPPPAISEPPTQPDTAHPNKDQTHPSSDRGGPKEKPALAAENTH, from the exons ATGGCAGCTGACGACAAGGTTGCCATCCTGACAGACGAcgaggaggagcagaagaggaagtATGTGCTGGCCGAGCCGTTCAACACCGTGTCGGTGGAGCGGCAGGGTGGGGTCTCCACGACGCCTGCGCCCACCACGGACGCTCCACCCGGAGAGCCCCCGTCCTCGCAGCCTGACTCCATCGACTGCTGCGAGAGGATGTGCCTTCGCATCAACAGCCACCTCCTCATCTCCAAAGTGttctacttcttcttctacGCCGCTTACGGCTCGCTGCACCCTCTGCTGGCCGTGTACTACAAGCAGCTCGGCATGTCGGCCAGCCGCAGTGGGCTGCTCGTCGGCATCCGCTACTTCATAGAgttctgcagcgcccccttttGGGGCGTGGTGGCCGACCGCTTCAAGAAGGGGAAGGCCGTCCTGCtgttctctgtgctctgctggTTGGTGTTCAACTGCGGCATCGGCTTTGTCAGACCGGCTGAGATGAAGTGCGAGGAGAAAGGTGCTGCTCCTGTGACGCCTGTGACGACGACTCTCCCTCACGGTAACATGACACATCCGAGCAACTCCACCAACCACACCAGGACTCGCCGAAGCTTTCTAGATCTCCCTGCGTTTCCTGAACTCCTCAACTTCAGCGAGCTCCACAGACATGAACGAAGCGCTGACGCCAACACGTCACCCCCCTCCAAGCTGGATAACACTACCCAGCTCACACCAAACACCACCCGACCCACcagcaccacaaccaccacctcCCCTGCTCCAACCAAAGCCAAGGAGTACCAGATCATCTACAACCAGGACCAGGTGGAGaccatcttcctcctcatcctcctcgtCATCATCGTGGGCGAGTTCTTCAGCGCCCCGGCCGTCACCATCGTGGACACTGTCACGCTGCAGTACCTGGGTAAAGCCCGCGACCGCTACGGCCTGCAGAGGATGTGGGGCTCCCTGGGCTGGGGTCTGGCCATGCTGCTGGTGGGCATCTGGATCGACCACACGCACATCACGGTCGTGATCGACGGTGTCGGCTGCATCCTGCCCGACTACCGCCTGCACAACTACCAGATCGCCTTCATCGTCTTTGGTGTGCTGATGGGCGTGGCATTTGTTGTTGCCACTCAGTTCTACTTTGAAAAAGGCGGTGACTACCATCAGGAGCTTCCAGAGGGGGCGGTGGAGCAGGTGGACAGCCCGAGGTCAATACCAGAGTCCAGCTCCTCGGACCAGACTCCCGTGAGTCCCAGTGCCGCTGAGGAGTTCCACTACAGTGAtctgctgaggctgctctgcAGCGTGCGCTACAGCTCTGTCCTGTTCGTCGCCTGGTTCATGGGCTTCGGCTACGGCTTCGTCTTCAGCTTCCTCTACTGGCACTTGGAGGACCTGAAGGGGACGACCACGCTGTTCGGAGTCTGCTCCGTCCTGAGCCACGTCTCAGAGCTCGCCGCTTATTTCACCAGCCACAAGTTCATCGAGCTGGTCGGACACGTCAG GGTGCTGTACATCGGCCTGGCCTGCAACACGGCTCGTTACCTGTACATCTCCTACCTGCAGAACGCCTGGACCGTCCTGCCCATGGAGGTCCTTCAAG GTGTGACCCACGCCTCAGTTTGGGCAGCTTGTATCTCGTTCCTGAGCGCTGCGGTGCCGCCTGCACTGAGGACGTCGGCGCAGGGGATCCTGCAGGGCCTCCACCTCGGTCTGGGCCGCGGCTGTGGAGCCATGGTGGGAGGAGTGTTCGTCAGTTATTTTG GTGCTGCAGCTACCTTCCGAGGAATCGGCATGGCCTCCCtcgtcatcctcctcatcttctccttTATCCAGTGTTTgactggagagacagaggagaaag aGGACAAAATATTAGCAGAGAACATCCCTGTCCCCTCCAGCCCGGTTCCCATCGCCACCATTGATCTGGTGCAGAGTCAGAACGCCGTCGGTAGCCCGGCCCCGTCCCGCCAGGCCGCCGTCTTACCCGTCAAGAAGACCAAGCACCAGGAGGATCAGGAGGACGTGACCCGGCCGGCCTGGGTGCTGTCTGGAGCCCCGTGGGTCACCATCGCCTTCGCCCTCGTTCAGATCAAAGAAATGATGAACATGGCAAAGACCGGGGGACCGCCACCAGAGACGCACCCGCTGCAG
- the LOC121177915 gene encoding LOW QUALITY PROTEIN: leucine-rich repeat-containing protein 4C (The sequence of the model RefSeq protein was modified relative to this genomic sequence to represent the inferred CDS: deleted 1 base in 1 codon), protein MKELVFLLLVVTEASHRGCEKGCYCRGDLRFTICSRALFTQLPRRVPRSTELLDLSDNHISIIPQRSFIENRKLRVLLLQNNSISVVEDGGFSELEFLQKLDLSWNQISSLTEGFSIGLASLRELQLAHNRLTTLDSTSFVHLDSLQRLSLTSNAIHTIHVRSFSSMSTLRQLHLEDNRLTSLQSGIFSMLRSLEVLNLAENWINEMEMSVFKPLISMTLLNLSDNQLSTIYFKTFQSIHTYSTHILLKGNPWNCDCDLQRLFRKLQSIHRLFLDDYYNLTCKAPPVLQDYRLMDVDTELCIAETVTVLIITVTVVITVLAAMLMGERKRKKRKRGSTGHSRTSCRMSRTTETRPPPLLLSEMNHSSQSVLFTLFTFRN, encoded by the exons ATGAAGGAGTTGGTGTTCCTCCTGCTGGTGGTGACGGAGGCGTCCCACAGGGGGTGTGAGAAGGGCTGCTACTGTCGAGGAGACCTGAGGTTCACCATCTGCTCTCGGGCTCTGTTCACTCAGCTGCCCCGCAGAGTCCCCCGCAGCACTGAGCTCCTCGACCTGTCCGACAACCACATCTCCATCATCCCCCAACGCTCCTTCATAGAGAACCGCAAACTCAGAGTCCTCCTGCTGCAGAACAACAGCATCAGCGTGGTGGAGGACGGCGGCTTCTCTGAGCTGGAGTTCCTGCAGAAACTGGACCTAAGCTGGAACCAGATCTCCTCCCTGACTGAGGGTTTCTCCATCGGTCTGGCTTCGCTGCGGGAGCTGCAGCTCGCCCACAACCGCCTGACAACCCTGGACAGCACGAGCTTCGTGCACCTGGACAGCCTCCAGAGGTTAAGCCTGACCAGCAACGCCATCCACACCATCCATGTGAGGTCGTTCTCGTCCATGAGCACCCTGCGGCAGCTCCACCTGGAGGACAACCGACTGACGTCTCTGCAGAGCGGCATCTTCTCCATGCTGCGCTCCCTGGAGGTCCTCAACCTGGCCGAAAACTGGATCAACGAGATGGAGATGTCCGTCTTCAAGCCGCTCATCAGCATGACTTTGCTCAACCTCTCTGACAACCAGCTGTCCACCATCTACTTCAAGACGTTCCAGAGCATCCACACCTACAGCACCCACATCCTGCTGAAGGGGAACCCCTGGAACTGCGACTGcgacctgcagagacttttccGGAAGCTGCAGAGCATCCACAGGCTCTTCCTGGACGACTACTACAACCTCACCTGCAAGGCTCCGCCCGTCCTCCAGGACTACCGGCTGATGGACGTGGACACGGAGCTGTGCATCGCAGAGACGGTCACCGTGCTCATCATCACCGTCACCGTGGTAATCACCGTGCTGGCCGCTATGCTGATGggcgagaggaagaggaagaagaggaag aggggaaGCACTGGACACAGCAGGACGAGCTGTCGGATGAGTCGGACTACTGAAACACGTCCTCCCCCTCTGCTCCTGTCCGAGATGAACCACAGTTCACAGTCCGTCCTTTTTACTCTCTTTACTTTCAGGAACTGA